In one Rhinopithecus roxellana isolate Shanxi Qingling chromosome 1, ASM756505v1, whole genome shotgun sequence genomic region, the following are encoded:
- the KBTBD8 gene encoding kelch repeat and BTB domain-containing protein 8 isoform X1 has product MAASADLSKSSPTPNGIPSSDPASDAMDPFHACSILKQLKTMYDEGQLTDIVVEVDHGKTFSCHRNVLAAISPYFRSMFTSGLTESTQKEVRIVGVEAESMDLVLNYAYTSRVILTEANVQALFTAASIFQIPSIQDQCAQYMISHLDPQNSIGVFIFADHYGHQELGDRSKEYIRKKFLCVTKEQEFLQLTKDQLISILDSDDLNVDREEHVYESIIRWFEHEQNEREVHLPEIFAKCIRFPLMEDTFIEKIPPQFAQAVAKSCVEKGPSNTNGCTQRLGMTASEMIICFDAAHKHSGKKQTVPCLDIVTGKVFKLCKPPNDLREVGILVSPDNDIYIAGGYRPSSSEVSIDHKAENDFWMYDHSTNRWLSKPSLLRARIGCKLVYCCGKMYAIGGRVYEGDGRNSLKSVECYDSRENCWTTVCAMPVAMEFHNAVEYKEKIYVLQGEFFLFYEPQKDYWGFLTPMTVPRIQGLAAVYKDSIYYIAGTCGNHQRMFTVEAYDIELNKWTRKKDFPCDQSINPYLKLVLFQNKLHLFVRATQVTVEEHVFRTSRKNSLYQYDDIADQWMKVYETPDRLWDLGRHFECAVAKLYPQCLQKVL; this is encoded by the exons ATGGCCGCGTCGGCAG ATTTAAGTAAGTCTTCCCCAACACCGAATGGGATTCCATCTTCAGACCCAGCCAGCGATGCCATGGACCCCTTCCATGCTTGCAGTATTCTTAAGCAACTCAAAACAATGTACGATGAAGGACAGTTGACAGACATTGTAGTGGAAGTGGATCACGGGAAAACATTTTCCTGTCATAGAAACGTTCTTGCTGCAATCAGCCCTTACTTCAG ATCCATGTTCACTAGCGGCCTTACAGAAAGTACTCAAAAAGAAGTTCGAATAGTTGGTGTTGAAGCTGAATCGATGGATTTAGTGTTGAACTATGCCTACACCTCCAGAGTTATTCTCACAGAGGCCAATGTTCAAGCCTTGTTCACTGCAGCTAGCATCTTCCAGATTCCTTCCATCCAAGACCAATGTGCTCAGTATATGATCAGTCATTTGGACCCACAGAATTCTATTGGGGTCTTTATCTTTGCTGATCATTATGGTCATCAGGAACTCGGAGATCGATCAAAAGAATACATCCGTAAAAAGTTTCTGTGTGTCACCAAAGAACAAGAGTTTCTCCAGTTGACAAAAGACCAGCTGATAAGTATATTAGACAGTGATGATTTAAATGTAGACCGAGAAGAGCATGTTTATGAAAGCATTATAAGGTGGTTTGAACATGAACAGAATGAACGAGAAGTACACCTTCCAGAAATTTTTGCTAAATGCATACGTTTTCCCCTGATGGAAGATACCTTCATAGAGAAAATTCCACCTCAGTTTGCACAGGCTGTAGCCAAAAGCTGTGTAGAAAAGGGACCATCCAACACCAATGGCTGTACACAGAGGCTTGGAATGACTGCTtctgaaatgatcatatgttttGATGCTGCCCACAAACACTCAGGAAAGAAGCAAACAGTGCCTTGTCTAGATATAGTCACAGGAAAGGTGTTTAAACTATGCAAACCACCAAATGACCTGAGAGAAGTTGGGATTCTTGTATCACCAGATAATGACATTTACATTGCAGGAGGGTACAGGCCAAGCAGCAGTGAGGTCTCCATTGACCATAAGGCAGAAAATGATTTCTGGATGTATGATCATTCCACCAATAGATGGCTATCCAAACCATCCTTGCTTCGAGCTAGAATAGGCTGCAAACTTGTCTACTGCTGTGGTAAAATGTATGCAATCGGAGGTCGTGTTTATGAAGGTGATGGGAGAAACTCACTAAAATCTGTTGAGTGCTACGACAGTAGAGAGAATTGCTGGACGACTGTTTGTGCAATGCCAGTTGCAATGGAGTTTCATAATGCTGTGGAGTACAAAGAGAAGATCTATGTTTTACAGG gagaATTTTTCCTCTTCTATGAGCCTCAAAAAGACTACTGGGGATTCTTGACCCCCATGACTGTGCCTAGAATCCAGGGCTTAGCAGCTGTATACAAGGACTCTATCTACTACATAGCTGGAACCTGTGGAAATCATCAACGTATGTTTACTGTAGAAGCCTATGATATTGAGCTAAATAAATGGACTCGTAAGAAAGACTTTCCATGTGATCAGTCCATAAATCCATACCTTAAACTGGTACTTTTCCAGAACAAACTCCATTTATTTGTTCGAGCTACTCAAGTGACTGTCGAAGAACACGTCTTCAGAACCAGCAGAAAAAATTCCCTTTACCAATATGATGACATTGCTGACCAGTGGATGAAAGTGTATGAGACCCCAGATCGGCTCTGGGACCTTGGCCGGCATTTTGAATGTGCTGTTGCTAAACTGTATCCTCAGTGTCTTCAGAAAGTACTCTAA
- the KBTBD8 gene encoding kelch repeat and BTB domain-containing protein 8 isoform X2 produces the protein MFTSGLTESTQKEVRIVGVEAESMDLVLNYAYTSRVILTEANVQALFTAASIFQIPSIQDQCAQYMISHLDPQNSIGVFIFADHYGHQELGDRSKEYIRKKFLCVTKEQEFLQLTKDQLISILDSDDLNVDREEHVYESIIRWFEHEQNEREVHLPEIFAKCIRFPLMEDTFIEKIPPQFAQAVAKSCVEKGPSNTNGCTQRLGMTASEMIICFDAAHKHSGKKQTVPCLDIVTGKVFKLCKPPNDLREVGILVSPDNDIYIAGGYRPSSSEVSIDHKAENDFWMYDHSTNRWLSKPSLLRARIGCKLVYCCGKMYAIGGRVYEGDGRNSLKSVECYDSRENCWTTVCAMPVAMEFHNAVEYKEKIYVLQGEFFLFYEPQKDYWGFLTPMTVPRIQGLAAVYKDSIYYIAGTCGNHQRMFTVEAYDIELNKWTRKKDFPCDQSINPYLKLVLFQNKLHLFVRATQVTVEEHVFRTSRKNSLYQYDDIADQWMKVYETPDRLWDLGRHFECAVAKLYPQCLQKVL, from the exons ATGTTCACTAGCGGCCTTACAGAAAGTACTCAAAAAGAAGTTCGAATAGTTGGTGTTGAAGCTGAATCGATGGATTTAGTGTTGAACTATGCCTACACCTCCAGAGTTATTCTCACAGAGGCCAATGTTCAAGCCTTGTTCACTGCAGCTAGCATCTTCCAGATTCCTTCCATCCAAGACCAATGTGCTCAGTATATGATCAGTCATTTGGACCCACAGAATTCTATTGGGGTCTTTATCTTTGCTGATCATTATGGTCATCAGGAACTCGGAGATCGATCAAAAGAATACATCCGTAAAAAGTTTCTGTGTGTCACCAAAGAACAAGAGTTTCTCCAGTTGACAAAAGACCAGCTGATAAGTATATTAGACAGTGATGATTTAAATGTAGACCGAGAAGAGCATGTTTATGAAAGCATTATAAGGTGGTTTGAACATGAACAGAATGAACGAGAAGTACACCTTCCAGAAATTTTTGCTAAATGCATACGTTTTCCCCTGATGGAAGATACCTTCATAGAGAAAATTCCACCTCAGTTTGCACAGGCTGTAGCCAAAAGCTGTGTAGAAAAGGGACCATCCAACACCAATGGCTGTACACAGAGGCTTGGAATGACTGCTtctgaaatgatcatatgttttGATGCTGCCCACAAACACTCAGGAAAGAAGCAAACAGTGCCTTGTCTAGATATAGTCACAGGAAAGGTGTTTAAACTATGCAAACCACCAAATGACCTGAGAGAAGTTGGGATTCTTGTATCACCAGATAATGACATTTACATTGCAGGAGGGTACAGGCCAAGCAGCAGTGAGGTCTCCATTGACCATAAGGCAGAAAATGATTTCTGGATGTATGATCATTCCACCAATAGATGGCTATCCAAACCATCCTTGCTTCGAGCTAGAATAGGCTGCAAACTTGTCTACTGCTGTGGTAAAATGTATGCAATCGGAGGTCGTGTTTATGAAGGTGATGGGAGAAACTCACTAAAATCTGTTGAGTGCTACGACAGTAGAGAGAATTGCTGGACGACTGTTTGTGCAATGCCAGTTGCAATGGAGTTTCATAATGCTGTGGAGTACAAAGAGAAGATCTATGTTTTACAGG gagaATTTTTCCTCTTCTATGAGCCTCAAAAAGACTACTGGGGATTCTTGACCCCCATGACTGTGCCTAGAATCCAGGGCTTAGCAGCTGTATACAAGGACTCTATCTACTACATAGCTGGAACCTGTGGAAATCATCAACGTATGTTTACTGTAGAAGCCTATGATATTGAGCTAAATAAATGGACTCGTAAGAAAGACTTTCCATGTGATCAGTCCATAAATCCATACCTTAAACTGGTACTTTTCCAGAACAAACTCCATTTATTTGTTCGAGCTACTCAAGTGACTGTCGAAGAACACGTCTTCAGAACCAGCAGAAAAAATTCCCTTTACCAATATGATGACATTGCTGACCAGTGGATGAAAGTGTATGAGACCCCAGATCGGCTCTGGGACCTTGGCCGGCATTTTGAATGTGCTGTTGCTAAACTGTATCCTCAGTGTCTTCAGAAAGTACTCTAA